From Paenibacillus sp. PK3_47, the proteins below share one genomic window:
- a CDS encoding Na(+)/H(+) antiporter subunit C translates to MELVMALAIGILFTIGVYLILTKSLLRIVLGTSLLTHGVHLLLLTMAGLKNGAAPVLGKEGNYVDPLPQALILTSIVISFGVTAFFFVLAYRSYQTLGTDEIDSIKEVKE, encoded by the coding sequence ATGGAACTCGTAATGGCACTGGCCATAGGAATTCTTTTTACTATAGGGGTCTATCTGATTCTGACAAAAAGCCTGCTGCGTATTGTGCTGGGCACGTCCCTGCTGACGCACGGTGTACATCTGCTGCTTCTGACCATGGCCGGACTCAAAAATGGGGCAGCTCCCGTGCTGGGTAAAGAGGGGAATTATGTTGATCCCCTGCCGCAGGCGCTGATATTGACCTCGATCGTAATCAGCTTTGGCGTCACCGCATTCTTCTTCGTCCTTGCGTACCGTTCATATCAAACTCTGGGCACAGATGAAATCGACAGCATCAAGGAGGTTAAAGAATGA